A region of Cyprinus carpio isolate SPL01 unplaced genomic scaffold, ASM1834038v1 S000006473, whole genome shotgun sequence DNA encodes the following proteins:
- the LOC122143634 gene encoding paraneoplastic antigen Ma1 homolog, with product MSHRSNPPPQSELADWCREAGIDLAHSLMLTSVPRSTEIARIEEVAESVKAFGRVRVRDTRCGASPDTLLVLCECRESVDPTSCPTELKPTDDETWRIITGVENTPTGTVPSGFADKLSQFLRDEGKSMTDLQALFPPLSASPSSPESIILAVGEILEKTIRPPSDSNAYRRLRTFSGIVPTPTGEETMEHWMEQAKMMITECECSEKEKRRRIVESLKGPALEIIKAVRMSSPDASSQQYLEAVESTFGSLESGEDLYFAFRLLRQRPGETLSDFLRRVEKSLTKVVQRGGLSPGNVDKARVDQPIRGAVKSDMMLLQLRLRERKEHPPTFLSLLNEIREAEEIEVTRHTLAGRGE from the coding sequence ATGTCTCACAGAAGTAACCCTCCTCCTCAAAGTGAACTTGCTGACTGGTGCAGAGAGGCCGGGATTGACCTTGCTCACTCCTTGATGCTAACAAGTGTACCCAGATCAACTGAGATTGCACGCATTGAAGAAGTAGCCGAGAGTGTGAAAGCTTTTGGAAGAGTGCGCGTTCGAGACACAAGATGTGGAGCCTCTCCAGATACCCTACTTGTGCTGTGTGAATGCAGAGAGTCTGTAGACCCCACAAGCTGCCCCACAGAACTAAAGCCCACCGATGATGAGACCTGGAGGATAATTACGGGCGTTGAAAATACCCCAACAGGTACTGTTCCCTCAGGATTTGCTGACAAGCTCTCCCAGTTTCTTCGGGATGAAGGGAAGTCCATGACAGATCTACAAGCACTATTTCCTCCACTGAGTGCAAGTCCCAGTTCCCCTGAGTCAATTATTCTTGCAGTGGGTGAGATCCTAGAGAAAACCATAAGACCACCAAGTGATAGCAATGCTTACCGTCGTTTACGTACCTTCTCTGGTATTGTTCCGACTCCCACAGGAGAAGAAACCATGGAACACTGGATGGAGCAAGCTAAGATGATGATAACTGAATGTGAATGCTCAGAGAAAGAGAAACGTAGAAGAATTGTGGAAAGCTTAAAGGGACCAGCCCTAGAAATCATTAAAGCTGTCCGTATGTCCAGTCCTGATGCCAGCTCGCAGCAGTACCTTGAAGCTGTGGAAAGTACTTTTGGCTCCTTGGAGTCCGGAGAGGATTTGTATTTCGCTTTTCGGCTTCTTCGACAGCGTCCAGGTGAGACACTTTCTGATTTTCTGAGAAGGGTTGAAAAATCACTGACAAAAGTTGTGCAAAGAGGTGGACTGTCTCCTGGCAATGTTGACAAGGCAAGAGTGGACCAACCGATTCGTGGAGCCGTCAAATCTGATATGATGCTTTTGCAATTGAGGTTAAGGGAGAGAAAAGAACACCCACCAACTTTCCTGAGCCTGTTGAATGAGATTAGGGAGGCTGAAGAAATTGAAGTCACTAGACATACACTTGCAGGACGAGGGGAATAA